The Niallia alba genome includes a window with the following:
- the sufB gene encoding Fe-S cluster assembly protein SufB, translated as MAKKMPDIGDYKYGFSDKDVSIFRSKRGLTKEIVEEISKMKAEPQWMLDFRLKSLEHFYKMPMPQWGGDLSALNFDEITYYVKPSEKTERSWDEVPDEIKQTFDKLGIPEAEQKYLAGVSAQYESEVVYHNMQEDLEKMGIVFKDTDSALRENEDIFREHWATVIPPTDNKFAALNSAVWSGGSFIYVPKGIKVDTPLQAYFRINSENMGQFERTLIIVDEGASVHYVEGCTAPVYTTNSLHSAVVEIIIKKDAYCRYTTIQNWANNVYNLVTKRAVCDANATMEWIDGNIGSKLTMKYPAVILRGEGARGMTLSIALAGKGQHQDAGAKMLHLAPNTSSTIVSKSISKQGGKVTYRGIVHFGRKADGARSNIECDTLIMDNKSTSDTIPYNEILNDNISLEHEAKVSKVSEEQLFYLMSRGISEEEATEMIVMGFIEPFTKELPMEYAVEMNRLIKFEMEGSIG; from the coding sequence ATGGCAAAAAAGATGCCCGATATTGGGGATTATAAATATGGATTTTCAGATAAAGACGTTTCTATCTTTCGTTCTAAACGTGGATTAACGAAAGAAATCGTTGAAGAGATTTCAAAAATGAAGGCTGAACCACAATGGATGTTAGACTTCCGCTTGAAATCATTAGAGCATTTTTACAAAATGCCAATGCCACAATGGGGTGGAGACCTGTCCGCTTTAAACTTTGATGAAATTACGTATTATGTAAAGCCGTCAGAGAAAACAGAGCGTTCTTGGGATGAGGTACCAGATGAAATTAAACAAACATTTGATAAACTTGGTATTCCAGAGGCTGAACAAAAATACTTAGCAGGTGTATCTGCTCAGTATGAATCCGAAGTTGTTTACCATAATATGCAGGAAGATCTAGAGAAAATGGGAATTGTTTTCAAAGATACGGATTCTGCATTAAGAGAGAATGAAGATATTTTCCGTGAGCATTGGGCAACAGTTATCCCGCCTACGGATAATAAGTTTGCTGCATTAAACTCAGCTGTATGGTCTGGTGGATCTTTCATCTATGTTCCAAAAGGAATTAAAGTAGATACGCCATTACAGGCATATTTCCGCATTAACTCAGAAAATATGGGGCAATTTGAAAGAACGTTAATCATCGTGGATGAGGGTGCAAGTGTTCATTATGTAGAAGGATGTACTGCACCAGTATATACAACGAACTCTCTTCATAGTGCGGTTGTAGAAATCATTATCAAAAAGGACGCATATTGCCGTTATACTACGATTCAAAACTGGGCAAACAACGTATACAACCTAGTTACAAAGCGCGCTGTTTGTGATGCGAATGCTACAATGGAATGGATCGATGGAAATATTGGTTCTAAATTAACGATGAAATATCCTGCTGTAATCTTAAGAGGTGAAGGTGCAAGAGGGATGACTTTATCGATCGCACTTGCTGGTAAAGGTCAACACCAAGATGCGGGAGCAAAAATGCTTCATTTAGCTCCAAACACATCTTCTACGATTGTTTCTAAGTCTATTTCGAAACAAGGCGGAAAAGTAACATACCGTGGTATTGTTCATTTTGGACGTAAAGCAGATGGTGCTCGTTCCAATATCGAATGTGACACATTAATTATGGATAACAAGTCTACATCTGATACAATCCCATACAATGAAATTTTAAATGACAATATTTCATTAGAGCACGAAGCAAAAGTTTCGAAAGTATCAGAAGAGCAGTTATTCTACTTAATGAGTAGAGGTATTTCGGAAGAAGAAGCAACTGAAATGATCGTAATGGGCTTTATCGAGCCATTTACAAAAGAAT
- the sufU gene encoding Fe-S cluster assembly sulfur transfer protein SufU, whose product MSFNNLDSLYRSVIMDHYKNPRNKGVLEGSLTVNMNNPTCGDRILLTMKVEDGIVTDTKFDGEGCSISMSSASMMTQAIKGKTVEQALKMSETFSEMIQGKDYAEDIDLGDIEALQGVSKFPARIKCATLAWKAMEKGVNEGLNS is encoded by the coding sequence ATGTCTTTTAATAACTTAGATTCACTTTATAGAAGTGTTATCATGGATCATTATAAAAATCCTCGGAACAAAGGTGTTCTTGAAGGTAGCTTGACCGTCAATATGAATAATCCAACATGTGGGGACCGCATTCTTCTTACGATGAAAGTAGAAGATGGGATTGTCACGGATACAAAATTCGATGGAGAAGGATGCTCCATTAGCATGTCTTCTGCATCGATGATGACGCAAGCAATTAAAGGAAAAACAGTCGAGCAAGCGTTAAAAATGTCTGAAACATTCTCTGAAATGATTCAAGGGAAAGACTACGCTGAGGATATTGACTTAGGGGATATTGAAGCACTTCAAGGTGTTAGTAAATTCCCTGCAAGAATTAAATGTGCAACATTAGCTTGGAAGGCTATGGAAAAAGGGGTAAACGAAGGATTGAATTCGTAA
- a CDS encoding cysteine desulfurase gives MDSKHIRSYFPILNQEVNGHPLVYLDSAATSQKPVQVIETIEKYYREYNSNVHRGVHTLGTRATDAYEGAREKVRKFISASSIEEIIFTRGTTTALNTVAQSYAMENVKEGDEIVITPMEHHSNIIPWQQVAKKTGATLKYLPLQADGTIAIADVEKTITPATKVVSIAYVSNVLGVINPIKEIAAIAHKNGAVLVVDAAQGAPHVKIDVQDLDCDFLGFSAHKMCGPTGIGVLYGKKHLLENMEPIEFGGEMIDFVGLYESTWKELPWKFEAGTPIIAGAIGLGAAIDFLEEIGLENITEHEHKLAAYAIEKMSSINGLTIYGPQSANNRAGVITFNIEDVHPHDVATVLDAEGIAVRAGHHCAQPLMKWLNVSATARASFYLYNSEEDIDKLVEGIGKTKEYFSDVF, from the coding sequence ATGGATAGCAAACATATTCGCTCTTATTTTCCAATTTTAAACCAAGAAGTCAACGGACATCCATTGGTTTATCTTGATAGTGCAGCTACCTCTCAAAAGCCTGTTCAGGTAATTGAAACGATAGAGAAATACTATCGAGAATATAATTCCAATGTTCATCGTGGCGTTCACACCTTAGGAACTAGAGCAACAGATGCATACGAAGGAGCAAGGGAGAAGGTAAGAAAGTTTATCTCTGCTTCTTCTATAGAGGAAATTATCTTCACTCGTGGAACTACAACTGCGCTGAATACAGTTGCTCAAAGTTATGCGATGGAAAATGTGAAAGAGGGAGATGAAATAGTCATCACCCCGATGGAACATCATAGTAATATTATTCCTTGGCAGCAAGTTGCCAAAAAAACGGGAGCAACACTTAAGTATTTGCCCCTTCAAGCAGATGGCACAATTGCCATTGCAGATGTAGAAAAAACAATCACACCAGCTACTAAGGTAGTATCCATTGCTTATGTTTCCAATGTACTCGGAGTTATCAATCCAATAAAGGAAATTGCAGCTATCGCTCATAAGAATGGAGCTGTACTCGTCGTAGATGCAGCACAAGGAGCTCCACATGTGAAAATAGATGTGCAAGATTTGGATTGTGATTTCCTCGGATTCTCAGCCCATAAAATGTGTGGGCCAACCGGAATTGGGGTACTTTATGGAAAGAAACATCTTTTAGAAAATATGGAGCCAATTGAATTTGGCGGTGAAATGATTGATTTTGTTGGTTTATATGAATCTACTTGGAAAGAACTTCCTTGGAAATTTGAAGCTGGTACACCGATCATTGCAGGAGCAATTGGTTTAGGTGCAGCAATCGATTTTCTAGAAGAGATTGGGTTAGAGAATATAACAGAACATGAGCATAAATTAGCAGCCTATGCGATCGAGAAAATGTCTTCTATAAACGGTTTAACTATTTATGGTCCACAAAGTGCAAATAATCGGGCTGGCGTTATCACGTTTAATATTGAAGATGTTCATCCGCATGATGTTGCAACAGTGTTGGATGCAGAAGGAATTGCTGTACGTGCAGGACACCACTGTGCACAACCATTAATGAAATGGCTAAATGTTTCTGCAACCGCTAGAGCAAGTTTTTATCTATATAATTCGGAAGAAGATATTGATAAGCTTGTGGAAGGGATTGGCAAAACAAAGGAGTATTTTAGCGATGTCTTTTAA
- the sufD gene encoding Fe-S cluster assembly protein SufD codes for MTTDIKLPFDQEYLSSFSKDMSEPSWLTELRVNALQQADALPMPRPDKTNIKNWNFTQFEKHIVSSEDFSDVNDLPEQVKALIDLEKNKTLYIQRNNRPTFLAVSNELKENGVIFTDIFTAAREYSDLLQKYFMKDAVKVDEHKLTALHAALLNGGVFLYVPKNVVVEEPIQSIFLHDDKEANLFNHVIVVAEDNSSVVYVENYISTVDPEEAVFNIVTEVIANANAKVQYGAVDNLAHGVTTYVNRRGIAGRDAKIEWALGFMNDGNTISDNTTYLMGDGSFGDTKSVVVGRGDQKQNFTTKVVHYGKSSEGYILKHGVMKDKASSIFNGIGKIEHGATKANAEQESRVLMLSEKARGDANPILLIDEDDVTAGHAASVGRVDPLQLYYLMSRGIPQHEAERLVIHGFLAPVVEQLPIEGVKKQLVEVIERKVR; via the coding sequence ATGACAACGGATATTAAATTACCATTTGACCAAGAGTATCTTTCCTCTTTTTCGAAAGATATGAGTGAACCTTCTTGGCTAACGGAGCTGCGTGTAAATGCTTTACAACAAGCAGATGCCCTCCCAATGCCAAGACCGGACAAAACAAATATTAAAAACTGGAACTTTACACAATTTGAAAAACACATTGTAAGCAGTGAGGATTTTTCTGATGTAAATGATTTGCCAGAACAAGTGAAAGCACTTATTGATTTAGAAAAAAATAAAACACTTTATATTCAAAGAAACAATCGTCCAACTTTCTTAGCTGTTTCTAATGAGTTAAAAGAAAATGGCGTAATTTTTACTGATATATTTACAGCTGCAAGAGAATATAGTGACTTATTGCAAAAATACTTTATGAAAGATGCTGTTAAGGTAGATGAGCATAAATTAACTGCATTACATGCAGCGCTTCTAAATGGCGGAGTATTCTTGTATGTTCCTAAAAATGTAGTAGTGGAAGAACCAATTCAATCTATTTTCTTACATGATGATAAAGAAGCGAACCTTTTTAATCACGTTATTGTAGTGGCAGAAGATAATAGCTCTGTTGTTTATGTAGAAAACTATATATCTACTGTTGATCCTGAAGAAGCAGTGTTCAATATTGTAACGGAAGTAATTGCAAATGCAAATGCAAAAGTTCAATATGGTGCTGTAGATAATTTAGCGCATGGCGTTACAACTTATGTAAATCGTCGAGGTATTGCAGGTCGTGATGCAAAAATTGAATGGGCATTAGGCTTCATGAATGATGGTAATACGATTTCTGATAATACAACTTACTTGATGGGCGATGGATCTTTTGGTGATACAAAATCAGTAGTAGTTGGTCGCGGTGATCAAAAGCAAAATTTCACAACTAAAGTTGTACATTATGGTAAAAGTTCTGAAGGCTATATCTTAAAACACGGTGTAATGAAAGATAAAGCTTCTTCTATCTTTAATGGTATTGGAAAAATTGAACATGGTGCAACGAAAGCTAATGCTGAACAAGAATCTCGTGTTCTTATGTTAAGTGAAAAAGCTAGAGGCGATGCCAACCCAATTCTTTTAATTGACGAAGATGATGTAACTGCAGGTCATGCTGCATCTGTTGGTAGAGTAGATCCTTTACAATTGTATTACTTAATGAGCCGTGGTATTCCACAACATGAAGCAGAAAGATTAGTTATTCACGGATTCTTAGCGCCAGTTGTAGAACAATTGCCAATTGAAGGCGTGAAAAAGCAATTAGTTGAGGTAATTGAAAGGAAAGTAAGATAA
- the sufC gene encoding Fe-S cluster assembly ATPase SufC — protein sequence MSQPKLVINDLHVSIEEKEIIKGLNLEIKGGEIHAIMGPNGTGKSTLSSAIMGHPKYEVTSGDVSLDDEDVLEMEVDERARAGLFLAMQYPSEISGVTNADFLRSALNSRLGEGNEISLMKFIRKMDENMEYLEMDPDMAQRYLNEGFSGGEKKRNEILQLMMLNPKIAILDEIDSGLDIDALKVVSKGINKMREERKEDFGCLIITHYQRLLNYITPDYVHVMMQGRVVKSGGPELAQRLEAEGYDWIKKELGIEDETVEQEA from the coding sequence ATGAGTCAACCTAAATTAGTCATTAATGATTTACATGTTTCAATCGAAGAAAAAGAAATTATTAAAGGTCTTAACTTAGAAATAAAGGGTGGAGAAATTCACGCAATCATGGGACCAAACGGAACTGGTAAATCTACTTTATCTTCTGCAATCATGGGTCACCCAAAATATGAAGTAACTAGCGGTGATGTAAGTCTTGATGATGAAGATGTATTAGAAATGGAAGTAGATGAGCGCGCTCGTGCAGGTTTATTTTTAGCAATGCAATATCCAAGTGAAATTAGCGGTGTAACAAATGCTGACTTTTTACGTTCAGCTTTAAACAGCCGTTTAGGTGAAGGTAATGAAATTTCATTAATGAAGTTTATCCGTAAAATGGATGAAAACATGGAATACTTAGAAATGGATCCTGATATGGCTCAACGTTATTTAAACGAAGGTTTCTCTGGTGGGGAGAAAAAACGTAATGAAATCCTTCAATTAATGATGTTAAATCCAAAAATTGCTATTTTAGATGAAATCGATTCTGGTTTGGACATCGATGCATTGAAAGTTGTTTCAAAAGGAATCAACAAAATGCGTGAAGAGCGTAAAGAAGATTTCGGTTGCTTAATTATTACTCACTACCAACGTTTATTAAATTACATCACTCCTGACTACGTTCACGTAATGATGCAAGGTCGTGTTGTTAAATCTGGCGGTCCAGAACTTGCTCAACGCTTAGAAGCAGAAGGATATGATTGGATTAAAAAAGAGCTAGGTATTGAAGACGAAACTGTTGAACAAGAAGCGTAA
- a CDS encoding MetQ/NlpA family ABC transporter substrate-binding protein encodes MKKLWSLLIALTFVFVLAACGSSNDDSKESGASNTDKETTKLVVGASNVPHAEILEKAKPILEEKGIDLEIVPFQDYVLPNKALESKEIDANYFQHIPYLNQQIKENGYEFVNAGGIHIEPMAVFSKEYKSLDELPDGATIILSNSVAEHGRVLSLLEKGGLIKLKDGIDKVNATIEDIVENPKNVQLKADYEPALLPQIFNNNEGDAVVINANYALDAGLNPVEDSIEIEGSESPYANIITVRKGDENREDIKTLVEVLHSKEIQDFINTEYKGAVVPVNE; translated from the coding sequence ATGAAAAAATTATGGTCTTTACTTATTGCGTTAACATTTGTATTTGTTCTTGCTGCATGCGGAAGCTCTAACGATGATAGCAAGGAAAGTGGTGCTTCTAACACAGACAAAGAAACAACTAAATTAGTAGTAGGTGCTTCCAATGTACCACATGCAGAAATTTTAGAAAAAGCGAAGCCGATTCTTGAAGAAAAAGGAATTGATTTAGAAATCGTTCCTTTCCAAGATTATGTATTACCAAATAAAGCTTTAGAATCAAAAGAAATCGATGCAAACTATTTTCAACATATTCCATATTTGAACCAACAAATTAAAGAGAATGGTTATGAGTTTGTAAATGCTGGTGGAATTCATATTGAGCCAATGGCTGTTTTCTCTAAGGAATATAAAAGTTTAGATGAGCTTCCAGATGGAGCAACTATTATTCTAAGTAACTCTGTTGCCGAGCATGGTCGTGTGCTTTCTCTTTTAGAAAAAGGTGGATTAATTAAACTTAAAGATGGAATCGACAAAGTAAATGCAACAATAGAAGACATTGTTGAAAATCCAAAAAATGTTCAATTAAAAGCAGATTATGAGCCAGCTTTACTTCCACAAATTTTTAATAATAATGAAGGGGACGCTGTTGTTATCAATGCAAACTATGCATTAGATGCAGGTCTAAACCCTGTGGAAGATTCCATTGAAATTGAAGGAAGCGAATCTCCATATGCGAATATTATTACGGTTCGTAAGGGAGACGAAAATAGAGAAGATATCAAAACTTTAGTAGAAGTATTACATTCAAAAGAAATTCAAGATTTCATTAATACGGAATATAAAGGTGCAGTTGTACCAGTTAATGAATAA